The nucleotide sequence CTTAGCAGTGGCGGGGGCGGAACCTCAATCCCTACCCTCTCCGAGTGGGGCCTGATCGTGTTCGCCCTGGGGCTGCTAGGGGCGGGGACGGCCGTTATCCTCCGGCGGCGCGTGGCCATCGAGTAACCATGGCGCAGCAGAGTCAGACGGGGATCGACTCGCGCGGAAGTGCAGCGAGAGACGGCCGTTATCTTGCGGCGGCGGGCGGCAGGGGACTAGTTGTCCGGAGGCGTGGGATGCCTGCGAACCGGTTGACAGCGACTCACCGGAACCAGACCGCAAGAGCCCTACTGGTCAGATTCGCGCTGACATTCCTCGGGCTCGTTCTGCTGTTTTCGACCCTGGTGCAGGTCGATTTGCTCGTGTTCGATGGGGCGGTGGGCGGAGTAGTGTCGAACCTGTCGGCGCGACTCGCGGCGGCCAGTTTGGCGCTTCTTGGTGCGGACGTGGCGCGGGTGGACAACACGATTTCTTACAGGTCAGCAGCTTTCCAGATCGTTTCAGACTGTACGGGGGTCGAGGTCATCGGGCTGTTCGTCGCGGCGGTGCTCGCCTTTCCGAGCGGCCCGCGCCGCAAGGTCTCTGGGCTGATACTGGGGATTCCGGTTCTGCTGGTCGTCAACTTGGTGCGCATGGTGACGCTGATTGATATCGGCGCACGGTACCCCGAAACGCTCGAATACGGTCACTTGTACCTATGGCCGGTG is from Deltaproteobacteria bacterium and encodes:
- a CDS encoding IPTL-CTERM sorting domain-containing protein produces the protein MVAPTATPTATPTRTPTRTPLSSGGGGTSIPTLSEWGLIVFALGLLGAGTAVILRRRVAIE
- the xrtH gene encoding exosortase H, with the protein product MPANRLTATHRNQTARALLVRFALTFLGLVLLFSTLVQVDLLVFDGAVGGVVSNLSARLAAASLALLGADVARVDNTISYRSAAFQIVSDCTGVEVIGLFVAAVLAFPSGPRRKVSGLILGIPVLLVVNLVRMVTLIDIGARYPETLEYGHLYLWPVIILAVALAMWLSWARSADRDRHLLA